The DNA segment CCACCAAGTCCGCCTTTAAATACCCTCCCAATACTACTGCGGTAGTATCGCTGCCGCCTCGGCCCAATGTTGTAATCTCGCCTTTTTCCGTCTGACCTTGAAACCCTGCAACTACTACTACATTGCCTTCTTTTAACTTTTCAGTAATCGGTAAAGGGTCAACTCTTAATATCTCAGCATTTCCAAAATCCGCAGTTGTCAGTATCCCTGCCTGAAACCCGGTCATGGCTTCAGCTTTCACACCTTGAGCTTCTATGTAAGATGCCATAACGGCAGCCGAAATAATCTCACCGCAAGACATGATTAAGTCCTTTTTTTTCGGGCAAATCTCTCCTCCCTGAGCTTTTAAAAGATTTATCAATGTATCTGTAGCATATGGGTCACCTAAACGTCCCATGGCTGATACAACTACCACTACATCATAGCCCTTTTCCTTAGCTTTAAGAATATGATTTAGAACGGCTTTGCGATTTTCAGGGGATTTGACCGATGTACCCCCGAACTTTTGCACGATAATGGCCATTCATCTACCTCCTAAACTTTTTTATATTTAATCAGAGTTTCCGCAATCTGAACAGCATTCAATGCTGCTCCCTTTCTTAAATTATCAGCCACCACCCACATATTAAGTCCGTTTTTCACTGAAAAATCTTGCCGTATCCTTCCTACATATACTTCATCTGTTCCTTTAAGTTCCGCTGCTAAAGGGTATACATTAGCTGATATATCATCTATGACTTTAATGCTTGGGGCTTTGCTCAATACTTCTTTCGCCTCTTGTGCCTCGATAGGTTTTTCGGTTTCAATATTAATAGCTTCGGAGTGGCATCGAATTACCGGAATCCTCACTGCAGTGGGACTTACACGTATTTTTTCATCATGAAATATCTTATGGGTCTCATGAACCATCTTCATCTCTTCTTTAGTGTAAGCATTGTCCGTAAATGTGTCAATATGTGGAATTGCATTAAATGCTATTTGATGTGGGTATACTTTCACCTTGAGTTCTCGGTTTTCAATATATGCCCTGACTTGCTCTTCCAGCTCCAAAATACCCGGCAGCCCGCTGCCTGATACTGCTTGATATGTTGAAACTACAATTCTTTTGATTGTATACCTGTCATGCAGAGGCTTTAAAGCCACCAACATCTGAATAGTAGAACAATTGGGGTTTGCAATGATGCCCTCATGCCACATAACATCTTCTGGATTGACCTCAGGAATCACCAACGGCACTTTGGAATCCATTCGAAAGGCGTTACTGTTGTCAATAACAATGCACCCCTCTGAAACTGCTGCCGGTGCCAAATCGCAGCTTGCAGCCTCACCTGCCGAAAATAAAGCTATATCTAAATCTCCAAAAGCTCCTTCTTGGGCCACTTGAACCTCAACTTCTCTGCCGTTAAAATATACTTTTTTGCCCTCATTTTCCTTTACATCAAGCGGTTTAATATTTCCTACCGGAAAATCCCTTTGCTCTAAAATCTTCAGCATTTCCGTGCCTACAGCGCCCATGGCACCAACAACACCAACAGAGTATCTTTTCATTGTTGACCCTCCCAGATAAAATATTTTGTGTGATAAGTGTTCCAGTCTTAGTTTGTTGATAAAAATTGTCCTTATTACGTGGACATGTTGTAGCTTCATTATATTTTATCCGCAAATCACAGGTCAATACCATCTGTTACTTAGAACCATTCACAGGCTTTAAACTGTAGGCATTGAGCATTTATAAATATTAGAATAATTTATGCTTTATTTACATACTTCTCAGCCAACTTTGCATATTCTACCGCTCTGTTTTTGGTCATTTGTATGTATTCGTCGGACAAATGTCGTATAACTTTAGCAGGCGCACCTACAGCTAAAGAATATGGCGGTATTTCCTTACCTTCGATTACCAACGCCCCTGCACCAATTAATGCTCCTTCACCTATAACAGCTCCGTCAAGAATAATGGCACCCATCCCGATAAAAGCACTGTCTTTTATTATGCAGCCATGGGCAATTGCTCCATGCCCTATGGTAACATTATTGCCTATAATAGTGGGATAATCTTCAGCTACATGAACAATGCTGCCATCTTGTATATTTGTATAAGAACCTACTTCAATTGTATTGACATCCCCTCTTAGTATAGCACCATACCATATACTCGATTTTTCTTTGATAGTAACATTACCTATTATATCGGCAGTAGGAGCAATAAAGCATGTTTGGCAAATTTTAGGACTAAAATTTTCAAAGCTTCCTATCATAGATACTCGCCACCTTTTTAAAAATATTGTTATTATGGTAGAATATAGTATCTGAGCCAGCAGCAAACAGCATTTACTGTTTAGCCATGTTATGCTCTAAAAACCTGAACTATCATTATTATATAATAGCCATTTTAATATTACTACATTTTTGGCGGTGATGGAACATTTCTCATTTTTATGCGTCTAATATATAATCTCATCTTTGACAGTTGCGAGACAACAAAACTCTGGAACGCCTTGCAAATAAGGCATTTCAGAGTTTCTTGATTTTTTAAATTTTGCGTAATATCTTTTTCTTTTTCGTATCTTTTAATATTTTTTTCATTTCCCTTAAACTGACTATTTCAGTATCTGTTCTAAATCCAAATACTTCATGTAAGATATCTGTTAAGTCAGTCCTTGTGTATGTTGGAATATACCCTTCAGTAGGAATGTAATTGAAATCCATATTCCTTAAGCTATGAATTATCTCAGAGCTTGTAAATTCTTCGCTTAGATATTTTTCAAGATATCTATATATAACTATTGCAAGAAAACATGTAGTAAAATGTGCTTGTATTCTATCATCACGACTTAAATAAACAGGTCTAGCTTTGAATTCGCTTTTCATAATTCTAAAACATTCCTCTATTTCCCAACGTCTATGATTAATCTTTGTAATAATACTGGCATCTTCATCTAAGTTGGTACATACAGCATAAAACCCATCATACATTTCTTCTTTTGCTATTGCATCTTGATTTATACTATAGATTACTTTATCAGCTATTTCACCATCCTTTGTAACATTAGTGGATGATATGAATCGTTTAAAATCATTTTGATTTTTCTTATTAACACTCTTTGGTCTTTCTTCAATTAATTTAGAGGCACGTTCTAACTGTCTATTCCTAATCTGCCTTTGATAATCTCTGTATTTAAGAGAATATGTGACAATGAGTTTCTGTTCTAACCCATCCTCTTTAATCCAACGTTCCTTGTAAAAAGTCTTTGATTTATATTCTTCATAGTTGTCCTCATCTTTATCAAGTAGACTGATATCATATAATTTATTTACACCAGGAAGATGCCAGCCCGTAGGGTCAAGAGCCCACTGCTTTAAATATCTCTTTAATTTTTTAACTGATTGGGTTGTAATAAAAGCTCTATCCTTTTTATCATTAAATCTACGATTTTCTATTGAAGATAGTCCAGCATCTGTACAAACAATAAATTTTGATAGTTCAAAATCTTTAAGTATCTTTTCTTCTAAAGGCTTTAGTGTAATTTGTTCATTTGTGTTACCACTATGAATGTTAAATGCGAGAGGAATACCATCTCCATCCATGAATAGTCCCATTCCCACAATAGGATTAGGTTTATTCTCTTTACTAGGACCATATTGTTTAAAACCATCCTCTTGCTCTATTTCAAAAAAGTAATTAGTACAGTCATAGTAAAGAACATGGTCATTTCTCTTAAAAATAGATAAACTATTTTTGTAGAGCTCTGATTGAATAAAATCAGTTTCTTTAGCGATTACCTCTAATGCCCTATAAACATGTTGCAATTCGAAATCAGGTTGTTCAATCAAGCACTTTGATTCTTGATAGGTGTTAAGTTTTGAGGATGGAAAAAGAATTCTACCGTAAATTAACCTAGAAAGAATGGAATCAAGATTGTAAGTAAATTTATACTTAGTAGAAATATCTTTGCAAATTTTATGTAATCCCAACTGATGATATATTTGCTGTAAGAATAGATATCCACCATTGAAGGACCTTTGAACACCTTTTTCGATTCTCTTTGACTGGCTATACTTTACAATCACGTCTCTTTTTTGTTCTTTTTCTTTTTTGTTCAATTCTTTGATATATTCTTTAGCCCATTCAATAGGATCCTGACCATTTAATTTTTCTTCTAACTCTTTAACAGTACCAAGTTTTTCTACAACTCTAGTTGAATGTTTACCATTTTCGTAAATTGACTCTATTACATAAAGTGATGTAGAATTTTTAGATTTTGAAATAGATAATCTCATTATGAATTTTCCTCCTTCCCTTTAATTATAACATATTACTCAATATTACTCAATAAATATTTTTAAAAATTGACAAAAAAATAAAGCCTTTTCAATGGCTTTAGAGATTATTTTATTATTCAACTGTCAAAGACCCGACTGTTTAGCCATGTTATGCTCTAAAAACCTGAACTATCATTATTATATAATAGCCATTTTAATATTACTACATTTTTGGCGGTGATGGAACATTTCTCATTTTTATGCGTCTAATATATAATGGATATATGGTATAGTAGACTAGCAGGTTCTTATTTTTGAAAAAAAGTATGTGGCTTGCATAGAACAGCTATAGCTGTGGGGGATCAGAAGCAAGGAGGGATATTTGTAAAAACTTATTTATAAAAGTCATTTTAACATATGGAGGGAAATAAATGCTACATATAGCAAAAAAACATTGGAAAAATTATTTTATTCCTTTGCTTGTAACTATCCTCATTTTCACCGCGGCATTAATGCCTGCTTTTGCTCAGGAGATACTTCTATACCAAGCAAGTGATGGTTTTCCTGTAACAGGCGGTGTAACCTATGAAGAACAAACTTTGTTTACTTCTCTGGGCTGGCAAAAAATTCATATTTTAAGAGCTGACCTCACATCGGATAATGTAGATATTGATACCATTATAGGTAGTGAAGGTCTTTCCCCGCGTGCCGCCTTAAATAAAATGGTGCAGGATAACGGTGCTGTAGCCGGAATTAACGGAGACTTTTTTATTATGGCTACACCCTCGGCTCCAATAGGACCTCAGGTAAGTAACGGAAAGCTGGTTTCTTCGCCGTTAAATCTTCCGGGGATGTCCGCTATAGGTCTTACATTTGATAAGATTCCTGAAATATTACAAATGGAATTTTCCGGCCGGCTTATAGCTCCCGATCGCAGTTACTTTTTTGTAGATGGCGTAAATAAGATACGCGACAGCTATAATCATATTTTCGTGTATACACCTGACTTCGGAAAATCAACACCTAAACCCGGTGCCGGCGCACCTAATCTAACTTTTTTAACAGTAAAAGATAACCGTGTTGCAAACATTTCTGAAGGTCAAACCGCTGAAATTCCAACAGACGGTTTAGTGCTTATGGCTTGGGGTGATGGCGCCAATTTTATGAAAACACATTTTACCATAGGTGATCCGGTTGAACTAGATTTAACCATTACACCCGACATTTCAAATTTAAAGATGGCTCTCGGCGGTGGTGCTGTTTTAGTAGATAATGGCACAATACCAAAAACTTTTTCCCATAATATTGCCGGAACACATCCTCGAACTGCAATAGGTTTTACTGCAGATAAAAAGACCATGATAATGGTGGTGGTTGACGGCCGTCAAGCAAAGAGCCGCGGGATGACTCAGCAAGAATTAGCTGAGCTTATGTTAAAACTTGGTGCTCACTATGCGCTAAACCTGGATGGCGGCGGATCATCTACCATGGTAGCAAAACCTTTCTATGAATCTCAGACAAAAGTTGTCAATAGCGTATCCGAAGGTGTCCAAAGATTGATTACTAATGCCGTCGGAATCTTTTCAAAGGCTCCTTTAGGTCAAGTTCACGGTCTTAAAATAACCGCATCTTCCTTTAATATCGCTCAAGGCGGCCACAGGACTTTCGAGGTTAAGGCATACGATAAAAACTATAATCTCGTCGACTTCGACCCAGAACAGGTCAAATGGAGTGTTACCGGAGATATAGGTTATTTTGATGGTAATATGTTTACTGCCGAAAAGAGTGGGGCAGGCCAAGTTATTGCTACTTTAGGCGGTATTCAAGCTTCTGAAGATATAAGGGTTTTAAAAGACAGTGTAACACTTTCCGTAGAACCTTCAAAAGTTCAAGTAAATCCCGGTGCAAAGACTACCTTCAAGGTTTATGTGACTGATACAGATGGGTTTAAAACTCTATTGGACCCTGTCGATATTAAATGGGAAATAGTCGGTGACATTGGCTATATGAACGGTCTTGAATTTACTGCCGGGCAAGCTGCAGGCAGCGGTGCCGTAATTGCTGAGTTTTCCGGGCTAAAGGCCGGAGCATTGGTTCAAACCGGTTACTATAGTAATTTAGTAGATGATTTTGAAAGTATAGCGGAAAAATCGTTTAGTTCATATCCGGCCGATGTAAAAGGTTCTTTCGGCATTACTTCATCACCTGAACCGGTATATTCCGGTCAATCTTCCGGCAGGTTAGATTATGACTTTACAAGCGGAACTGCAACCAGGGCTGCTTATCTTGCTTTCGGAAGCAGCGGTAAAGCTCTTCCGTCAGGTTCTACCAAACTTAGATTATGGGTTTACGGTGAAAATCAGGGCGAATGGCTTAGAGCTGCTATCCAAGATGCTTCAGGCAAAGAAACCATCCTTGACCTTGCTAAAAATATAGACTGGGAAGGATGGAAGCAGATTGAGGTATCAATTCCATCCGGCAAGCAGCCTTTCACCTTAAAGACGATCTATGTTGTAGAAACAAATCCTGAAAAAAGCACTAAAGGAACCGTTTATTTTGATGAACTTACTGCCCTGATTGCCGGAAACTACGATGAATCACTTCTGCCTCAAACACCTATTTGGACTGATGCAGCCAATCAAAAAGGCAGCGGCTTTACCTTTGGAGTGGTAGGTACAAAGCCATTAACAGATAGTAGTCGAACGGATTATGATAAAACATTGTCTTTAGCCGCAAAAATTATAAACAAGTCAAATCCCAGCATAAGTATAGTAGCGGGCCAACCTTGGGCCGACGATAATTCGCTTAAAGAACAACTAGCAGATTTTAAAAATTATCGAATAAGCGGTAAGGGTTATTCGATGTTATCTGAAAAAGATGCCAATTTTATTTTCTTAGATGCAACAAAGGGCAGCCTTCGCTCAACAAACTACAATCAATGGATAAGCCTGCAAAAAGATTTGGCCTCCCTTGACAAGACAAAAACTCTTTTTATCATTATGGACAGAACTCCAGAAAGTTTTTCCGATTCTTTGGAAGGAGAATTGTTAAAAAAAGTCCTTACTGACTATGCCGAATCTTCCGGCTCCAATGTATGGGTTTTGAGCGGCGGCGGTGCGGCAGCATTTAGCAGCAAAGCGATAGATGGAGTTCATTATGTCTGTGTGCCCAGTATAAACTCACCTGAACCTGCTGTGGCAATATTTAATGTTTCCGGCGGAATTGTAAATTATCAAGTCATTCCGCTAGTTGAGCAGATTATATCTGAAACTTCAACGGTTAAAGCAGGTGTTGCCACCAATCTCAAGATTTACGGAATAAGTCCTACAGGCTGCAAAATACCTTTGGGTTATCCTTACGCCTGTGAATGGAAGGTTGCTTATGAAAAGCCTATAGGATTTGATACAAAAACCCTTGCTTTTAAAGCCGTAGATGCAGGCACTGCATCGGTTCAGGTTTCGGTAGGAGATATATCTAAATCCTTTCCGATTACAATTACCGATATTTCAGTGCTGGTAAACGGCAGGGAGGTTAACTTTCCTGATGAACTGCCTTATGTAAATCAAGACAGCAGAACCATGGTTCCGGTAAGATTTGTTTCCGAAAGTCTCGGAGCTAAGGTAAGTTGGGATAATGACAACAGAATGGTTATAATTGATAATGAAGATAAGATTATAAAATTAAAAATCGGAGAAAACAAGGCCGATATAAATGGCAAAACCGTAGTATTCGATACCAGTGCCATAATCCAGAACGGCAGGACAATGGTGCCGGTAAGATTTATCAGTGAAGCCCTTGGCGCAAAAGTCGGTTGGAATCAGGCAACCAAAACAGTGGAAATTGAATATTGAATTGGATATTGAGCATAGAGCAGCAAAAAAGCCCCCTGCCTATTAAATCAGGCAGGGGGCTTTTTGAATAATTTGGAACCGTCCCTAATTATTCCTAATTATTCAGCAAGCTTTTTATAGATTGCATATCGTTCTTTTGCATCCATTTCCGCTTTTTCAAAGAGTTTTTCAGCTCTTTCGGGGAATGTCTTTGTAAGAGAGGCATAACGGACTTCGCCCATCAAGAATTCTTTAAAGTCTGCTGTGGGCTCTTTAGAATCTAAAATAAACGGATTCTTTCCTTCATCTTTAAGCAGTGGATTATAGCGATACAGATGCCAATATCCGGCTTCTACAGCCTGTTTTTCGCGAAGCTGGCTTGCACCCATACCGGCCTTGATTCCATGGTTAATACATGGTGCATATGCAATAATCAAGGAAGGTCCTGGATAGTTTTCAGCCTCAATCAAAGCTTTAATAAGTTGGTTCTGGTTGGCACCCATGGCTACCTGAGCAACATACACATATCCATAGCTCATGGCTATGCGTCCAAGGTCTTTCTTCTTAGTATTCTTACCTGCAGCGGCAAATTGAGCTACAGCAGCAGTAGGCGTAGATTTGGATGACTGTCCGCCTGTATTGGAATATACTTCAGTATCAAAGACCAGAACATTTACATCTTCTCCTGAAGCCAATACATGGTCAAGACCACCGAATCCTATATCATAAGCCCACCCGTCTCCGCCGAAAATCCACTGAGATTTCTTCACCAGATACTCTTTTTTATCAAGGATTTCAGCCAGCAGTTTGCTTGCTTTTTCGTCATTGGTTTTGCATTTTTCAAGCAGCGGAATAATAGTAAGAGCAGCTTGTTTGGTAGTACGCACATCATTCATGTTGCTAAGCCATAAATTGAAAGCATCCTTTAACTCAGCCGGTATATCTAACTCTAAGGCTTCCTTCATCAATAAAGCTAATTTTTCTCTGGCCTGCTTTACTGCCAAATACATACCTAGGCCAAATTCAGCATTGTCTTCAAACAAGGAGTTTGCCCACGATGGTCCGTGTCCATGTTTATTAGTGCAGTAAGGTATTGATGGTGCACTGCCGCCCCATATGGAAGAACAACCGGTAGCATTAGCAATCATCATTCTGTCGCCAAACAACTGAGTAACTAATCTGGCATAGGGTGTCTCTCCACAGCCTGCACAGGCACCGGAAAATTCCAGCAATGGCTGTTCAAACTGACTTCCCTTCACAGTTTCAACATTCAAAGGATTATCCTTCTTTGAAAGTTCCATAGCATAATCCCAATGAGGAATCTGGTGTGATTGACTTTCCAAGGGTTTCATAATCAGTGATTTTTGCTTAGATGGACAAGTATTGGCACATACTCCGCAGCCGGTGCAATCCAAAGGACTTACTTGAATTCTAAAGCTTAATCCATCTAAACCGCGGCCTGTCGCTTTTTTCGATACAAAGCCTTCCGGTGCATTCTTAACTTCCTCTTCATTTAGTAGGAAAGGCCTTATGGCAGCATGTGGGCAAACAAATGCACACTGATTACACTGAATGCATGATTCAGCCTGCCATTCAGGAATATTTACCGCAATACCGCGCTTTTCATATTTAGTTGTGCCTACTGGGAAAGTGCCATCTTCGCGACCTACAAATGCACTTACCGGCAGTTTATCACCTTCTTGGCGATTCATTACATCAGCAACATTATTGATAAAGTCCGGAGCGTTAGATACGGCAGCAGCAGCCTCATCTGTCGCGTCGGCCCATGAATTAGGCACTTCCACTTTAGTCAATGCCTCAATGCCTTTGTCTACCGCTTGGTAGTTCATATTTACAATCTTTTCACCTTTATGACCGTAGGATTTTACTATAGCTTCCTTTAAATGTTTAACTGCTTCATCTAGCGGAATAATATTTGTGAGTTTGAAAAATGCCGCCTGCATTATCATATTGATTCTCCCGCCGAGGCCTATTTCCTGTGCAATATCCACAGCATTGATTATATAGAAATCTATATTATGCTTTGCCAAATAATTTTTGACAGAAGCAGGAAGTTTCTCATCAACCTCTTCTTTAGACCACTGACAGTTTAGAAGGAAAGTACCGCCGTCTTTAAGACCTGACAAGATGTCATATTTACCTATATATGCAGGGTTATGGCACGCAACAAAATCGGCCTTATCTATTAAATAGGTAGAGCGAATGGGTTTGTGCCCGAAACGCAGGTGCGAAATAGTTACTCCGCCGGATTTCTTGGAATCATAAGAAAAATAAGCCTGTGCATACATATCGGTATTGTCACCGATAATCTTAATAGCACTCTTGTTAGCCCCCACAGTACCATCTGAACCTAAACCCCAGAATTTGCAGCACTTGGTTCCTTCTGGAATAGTATCAATATATTCTCCTAATTGAAGGGATGTATTTGTTACATCATCTACAATACCAACAGTAAAGTGGTTTTTGGGTGCATCGGCTTTTAAGTTATCAAAGACCGCTTTGATTTGAGTTGGTGTAGTATCCTTAGAGCCGAGACCATAGCGACCACCTACAATTATCGGCCGGTTCTCATCGCTGATGTAAGTAGTACATACATCCTGATACAGCGGTTCACCCAAAGACCCAGGTTCCTTAGTCCTGTCGAGAACAGCTATTTTCTTA comes from the Tepidanaerobacter acetatoxydans Re1 genome and includes:
- a CDS encoding aspartate-semialdehyde dehydrogenase, with the protein product MKRYSVGVVGAMGAVGTEMLKILEQRDFPVGNIKPLDVKENEGKKVYFNGREVEVQVAQEGAFGDLDIALFSAGEAASCDLAPAAVSEGCIVIDNSNAFRMDSKVPLVIPEVNPEDVMWHEGIIANPNCSTIQMLVALKPLHDRYTIKRIVVSTYQAVSGSGLPGILELEEQVRAYIENRELKVKVYPHQIAFNAIPHIDTFTDNAYTKEEMKMVHETHKIFHDEKIRVSPTAVRIPVIRCHSEAINIETEKPIEAQEAKEVLSKAPSIKVIDDISANVYPLAAELKGTDEVYVGRIRQDFSVKNGLNMWVVADNLRKGAALNAVQIAETLIKYKKV
- a CDS encoding gamma carbonic anhydrase family protein → MIGSFENFSPKICQTCFIAPTADIIGNVTIKEKSSIWYGAILRGDVNTIEVGSYTNIQDGSIVHVAEDYPTIIGNNVTIGHGAIAHGCIIKDSAFIGMGAIILDGAVIGEGALIGAGALVIEGKEIPPYSLAVGAPAKVIRHLSDEYIQMTKNRAVEYAKLAEKYVNKA
- a CDS encoding IS1634 family transposase, encoding MRLSISKSKNSTSLYVIESIYENGKHSTRVVEKLGTVKELEEKLNGQDPIEWAKEYIKELNKKEKEQKRDVIVKYSQSKRIEKGVQRSFNGGYLFLQQIYHQLGLHKICKDISTKYKFTYNLDSILSRLIYGRILFPSSKLNTYQESKCLIEQPDFELQHVYRALEVIAKETDFIQSELYKNSLSIFKRNDHVLYYDCTNYFFEIEQEDGFKQYGPSKENKPNPIVGMGLFMDGDGIPLAFNIHSGNTNEQITLKPLEEKILKDFELSKFIVCTDAGLSSIENRRFNDKKDRAFITTQSVKKLKRYLKQWALDPTGWHLPGVNKLYDISLLDKDEDNYEEYKSKTFYKERWIKEDGLEQKLIVTYSLKYRDYQRQIRNRQLERASKLIEERPKSVNKKNQNDFKRFISSTNVTKDGEIADKVIYSINQDAIAKEEMYDGFYAVCTNLDEDASIITKINHRRWEIEECFRIMKSEFKARPVYLSRDDRIQAHFTTCFLAIVIYRYLEKYLSEEFTSSEIIHSLRNMDFNYIPTEGYIPTYTRTDLTDILHEVFGFRTDTEIVSLREMKKILKDTKKKKILRKI
- a CDS encoding phosphodiester glycosidase family protein; amino-acid sequence: MLHIAKKHWKNYFIPLLVTILIFTAALMPAFAQEILLYQASDGFPVTGGVTYEEQTLFTSLGWQKIHILRADLTSDNVDIDTIIGSEGLSPRAALNKMVQDNGAVAGINGDFFIMATPSAPIGPQVSNGKLVSSPLNLPGMSAIGLTFDKIPEILQMEFSGRLIAPDRSYFFVDGVNKIRDSYNHIFVYTPDFGKSTPKPGAGAPNLTFLTVKDNRVANISEGQTAEIPTDGLVLMAWGDGANFMKTHFTIGDPVELDLTITPDISNLKMALGGGAVLVDNGTIPKTFSHNIAGTHPRTAIGFTADKKTMIMVVVDGRQAKSRGMTQQELAELMLKLGAHYALNLDGGGSSTMVAKPFYESQTKVVNSVSEGVQRLITNAVGIFSKAPLGQVHGLKITASSFNIAQGGHRTFEVKAYDKNYNLVDFDPEQVKWSVTGDIGYFDGNMFTAEKSGAGQVIATLGGIQASEDIRVLKDSVTLSVEPSKVQVNPGAKTTFKVYVTDTDGFKTLLDPVDIKWEIVGDIGYMNGLEFTAGQAAGSGAVIAEFSGLKAGALVQTGYYSNLVDDFESIAEKSFSSYPADVKGSFGITSSPEPVYSGQSSGRLDYDFTSGTATRAAYLAFGSSGKALPSGSTKLRLWVYGENQGEWLRAAIQDASGKETILDLAKNIDWEGWKQIEVSIPSGKQPFTLKTIYVVETNPEKSTKGTVYFDELTALIAGNYDESLLPQTPIWTDAANQKGSGFTFGVVGTKPLTDSSRTDYDKTLSLAAKIINKSNPSISIVAGQPWADDNSLKEQLADFKNYRISGKGYSMLSEKDANFIFLDATKGSLRSTNYNQWISLQKDLASLDKTKTLFIIMDRTPESFSDSLEGELLKKVLTDYAESSGSNVWVLSGGGAAAFSSKAIDGVHYVCVPSINSPEPAVAIFNVSGGIVNYQVIPLVEQIISETSTVKAGVATNLKIYGISPTGCKIPLGYPYACEWKVAYEKPIGFDTKTLAFKAVDAGTASVQVSVGDISKSFPITITDISVLVNGREVNFPDELPYVNQDSRTMVPVRFVSESLGAKVSWDNDNRMVIIDNEDKIIKLKIGENKADINGKTVVFDTSAIIQNGRTMVPVRFISEALGAKVGWNQATKTVEIEY
- the nifJ gene encoding pyruvate:ferredoxin (flavodoxin) oxidoreductase produces the protein MAKVMKSMDGNNAAAHVAYAFTEVAAIYPITPSSPMAEYVDEWSAHGRKNIFGQEVKVVEMQSEGGAAGTVHGSLAAGALTTTFTASQGLLLMIPNMYKIAGELLPGVFHVTARAIAGHALSIFGDHSDVMACRQTGFAMLASGSVQEVMDLAGVAHLAAIKGRVPFVHFFDGFRTSHEIQKIEVLDYKDLAKLVDYDAVREFKKRALNPENPVARGTAQNPDIFFQAKEAANSYYLAIPQIVEEYMKEINKLTGRNYDLFNYYGHPEAERVIVAMGSVCETIDETVDYLMAQGEKVGVLKVHLFRPFSIKHFLAQMPKTVKKIAVLDRTKEPGSLGEPLYQDVCTTYISDENRPIIVGGRYGLGSKDTTPTQIKAVFDNLKADAPKNHFTVGIVDDVTNTSLQLGEYIDTIPEGTKCCKFWGLGSDGTVGANKSAIKIIGDNTDMYAQAYFSYDSKKSGGVTISHLRFGHKPIRSTYLIDKADFVACHNPAYIGKYDILSGLKDGGTFLLNCQWSKEEVDEKLPASVKNYLAKHNIDFYIINAVDIAQEIGLGGRINMIMQAAFFKLTNIIPLDEAVKHLKEAIVKSYGHKGEKIVNMNYQAVDKGIEALTKVEVPNSWADATDEAAAAVSNAPDFINNVADVMNRQEGDKLPVSAFVGREDGTFPVGTTKYEKRGIAVNIPEWQAESCIQCNQCAFVCPHAAIRPFLLNEEEVKNAPEGFVSKKATGRGLDGLSFRIQVSPLDCTGCGVCANTCPSKQKSLIMKPLESQSHQIPHWDYAMELSKKDNPLNVETVKGSQFEQPLLEFSGACAGCGETPYARLVTQLFGDRMMIANATGCSSIWGGSAPSIPYCTNKHGHGPSWANSLFEDNAEFGLGMYLAVKQAREKLALLMKEALELDIPAELKDAFNLWLSNMNDVRTTKQAALTIIPLLEKCKTNDEKASKLLAEILDKKEYLVKKSQWIFGGDGWAYDIGFGGLDHVLASGEDVNVLVFDTEVYSNTGGQSSKSTPTAAVAQFAAAGKNTKKKDLGRIAMSYGYVYVAQVAMGANQNQLIKALIEAENYPGPSLIIAYAPCINHGIKAGMGASQLREKQAVEAGYWHLYRYNPLLKDEGKNPFILDSKEPTADFKEFLMGEVRYASLTKTFPERAEKLFEKAEMDAKERYAIYKKLAE